CAGCGTAATTATTGGAGTAATTATGTCGCTGATATACCGTAAAGAAGAAAAACAAAAACGCGAAGACCAGATGAATATACAACTTCCACCCGAAAAACGACCTATGTGGCAAACATCCTTTCATTTTTTTACGCTGATACTTATTTTGGTTTTTGCAAACTGGGGCAGCCCGGCTGAAGGCGACAGTTCAAGCCTATGGTATTATATATGGCATTACAAATGGTATATCACCGGATTTTTCGGATTGTTTCTGGTGTATTCGCTGATAAAAATATTAAAAATCAAATGGCAGTGGGTACTTTTTGCCGTTATAGCAACAGCGGCGGCCGCCATACTTTCCACCTTGTTTATTGCTGATTCGAAACTCAGCTCGCTGGTGCCCATGATCGTTGGCATTGCCGCATTAAGTATCATCACGCTTTTTGATAAAAAAGACCAGGAAAATAAAGAATGGACAATATCAACATGGGGCTTTGCCAAACAGATACTTCCATTACTTGCCATTGGTGTTGTTACAGCAGGTTTCCTTCTCGGTTCAACTCACGATGGGAAAACTATTGCCGGAGTGATACCCAACGAATGGATACAATGGCTGGTGGGTGGCAACTCCGTTTTTTCGAATTTCTTTGCCTCTGTTGTTGGTGCATTTATGTATTTTGCAACGCTGACAGAAGTACCCATATTACAAGGGCTGATTGCCTCAGGAATGGGTAAAGGTCCGGCCTTGGCCTTGCTGCTTGCCGGCCCTTCATTGTCATTACCAAATATGCTCGTGATCAGGGGTGTAATGGGAACACAAAAGACTATTGTTTATGTGGTTTTAGTTGTTGTGATGGCCACTATATCAGGTTTGATTTATGGAAGTATTTTTTAGGTTTTATTAAATCATTTTTTCAGTTCAACAAATGTTTGATGGTTCTGTAACAGAAAATGAAATGAAAGAACTTGCTGAACGTATTTACAGGTTTATTGAAAAATATGCGGTAATTTC
The sequence above is a segment of the Bacteroidales bacterium genome. Coding sequences within it:
- a CDS encoding permease, translated to MMETKKEIKILIWIALVFGAVFFLPIDSARFTTAIDATFDLAKWYAREHVILCLLPAFFIAGVISVFVSQGSVLKYFGANAKKWLAYSVAAVSGSILAVCSCTILPLFSSIHKRGAGLGPAIAFLYSGPAINILAIILTARILGFEMGVARTVGAVFFSVIIGVIMSLIYRKEEKQKREDQMNIQLPPEKRPMWQTSFHFFTLILILVFANWGSPAEGDSSSLWYYIWHYKWYITGFFGLFLVYSLIKILKIKWQWVLFAVIATAAAAILSTLFIADSKLSSLVPMIVGIAALSIITLFDKKDQENKEWTISTWGFAKQILPLLAIGVVTAGFLLGSTHDGKTIAGVIPNEWIQWLVGGNSVFSNFFASVVGAFMYFATLTEVPILQGLIASGMGKGPALALLLAGPSLSLPNMLVIRGVMGTQKTIVYVVLVVVMATISGLIYGSIF